The following are encoded in a window of Pseudomonas sp. St316 genomic DNA:
- a CDS encoding FixH family protein: MPAATATSPWYKHLWPWIIIAILTCSVTLSLTMVTIAVKNPDNLVNDNYYEAGKGINRSLERELLAQTLQLRANVQLDELTGEVNLRLNGNSRPQTLELSLISPTQPEKDRKIVLTRNDSEPGRYVGQLTDKIEGRRFVELLGVENDKTWRLFEEEQINHGQDLLLGDEPLQGAEDLKK, translated from the coding sequence ATGCCTGCAGCAACCGCCACCAGCCCTTGGTACAAGCACCTCTGGCCGTGGATCATTATCGCGATCCTGACCTGTTCGGTGACACTGAGCCTGACGATGGTGACCATTGCGGTGAAGAACCCGGATAACCTGGTCAACGACAACTATTACGAAGCCGGCAAGGGTATCAACCGCTCGCTGGAGCGCGAATTGCTGGCCCAGACCCTGCAATTGCGTGCCAACGTGCAACTGGACGAGCTCACCGGTGAAGTGAACCTGCGCCTGAACGGCAACAGCCGTCCCCAGACCCTGGAACTGAGCCTGATCTCGCCGACCCAGCCGGAAAAGGACCGCAAGATCGTCCTGACTCGCAACGACAGCGAACCGGGGCGCTACGTTGGCCAGTTGACAGACAAGATCGAAGGCCGGCGCTTTGTCGAATTGCTGGGGGTGGAAAACGACAAGACCTGGCGCCTGTTCGAAGAAGAACAGATCAATCACGGCCAGGACCTCTTGCTGGGCGATGAACCGCTGCAAGGCGCTGAAGACCTGAAAAAATAA
- a CDS encoding heavy metal translocating P-type ATPase, which translates to MTTPQPCYHCALPVPPGSRFTAVVLGETRELCCPGCQAVAEAIVAGGLESYYQHRSEASANPESLPVQLTDELALYDRPDVQQSFVRHEGELAETTLLMEGISCAACGWLIEKQLRSLPAVAEARLNLSNHRLHVRWADAQLPLSTLLAELRQIGYVAHPYQADQACEQLAAQNRLALRQLGVAGLLWFQAMMATMATWPEFNIDLSPEMHTILRWVALFLTTPIVFYSCAPFFKGAMRDLRTRHLTMDVSVSLAIGSAYVAGIWTSITGVGELYFDAVGMFALFLLAGRYLERRARERTAAATAQLVNLLPASCLRLEDNGQSERILLSELRTGDRVLVHPGSVLPADGRILDGQSSIDESLLTGEYLPQPRQVGDAVTAGTLNVEGALTVEVLALGQDTRLSAIVRLLERAQAEKPRLAEIADRAAQWFLLFSLIAAAVIGLVWWQLDASRAFWIVLAMLVATCPCALSLATPTALTAATGTLHKLGLLLTRGHVLEGLNQIDTVIFDKTGTLTEGRLALRAIRPLAALDSDQCLGLAAALENRSEHPIARAFGRAPLAAEQVQSTPGLGLEGLVAEQRLRIGQPGFVCQLSGAAVPQMPDEPGQWLLLGDEIGPLAWFVLDDRLRADAPALLAACKARGWRTLLLSGDSSPMVASVAAELGIDEARGGLRPDDKLAALQQLHQQGRKVLMLGDGVNDVPVLAAADISVAMGSATDLAKTSADAVLLSNRLDALIHAFSLARRTRRVIIENLVWAGLYNGLMLPFAALGWITPVWAAVGMSISSLTVVLNALRLTRQPKTQVFDATPDTRPLPA; encoded by the coding sequence ATGACCACTCCACAGCCCTGCTACCACTGCGCCCTGCCCGTCCCCCCCGGCAGCCGCTTCACCGCCGTTGTCCTCGGTGAAACCCGTGAGCTGTGCTGCCCGGGCTGCCAGGCGGTGGCCGAGGCCATTGTCGCCGGTGGCCTGGAAAGTTATTACCAGCATCGCAGCGAAGCCTCGGCCAACCCCGAATCCCTGCCCGTCCAGTTGACCGATGAGCTGGCGCTCTACGATCGCCCTGACGTGCAGCAATCATTCGTACGCCATGAAGGCGAACTGGCCGAAACCACCCTGTTGATGGAAGGCATCAGTTGCGCCGCCTGCGGCTGGTTGATTGAAAAACAATTACGCAGCCTGCCGGCCGTGGCCGAGGCGCGATTGAACCTGTCCAATCATCGCCTGCATGTACGTTGGGCCGACGCTCAACTGCCGCTGAGCACGCTGCTCGCCGAGTTGCGCCAGATCGGCTACGTTGCCCACCCGTACCAGGCCGACCAGGCCTGCGAACAACTCGCCGCACAAAACCGCCTGGCCCTGCGCCAATTGGGTGTGGCCGGGCTGCTTTGGTTCCAGGCGATGATGGCGACCATGGCCACCTGGCCGGAATTCAACATCGACCTGAGCCCCGAGATGCACACCATCCTGCGCTGGGTCGCGCTGTTCCTCACCACCCCCATCGTCTTCTACAGCTGCGCGCCATTCTTCAAAGGCGCAATGCGCGACCTGCGCACCCGTCATCTGACCATGGACGTTTCGGTGTCCCTGGCCATCGGCAGTGCCTACGTTGCCGGGATCTGGACGTCGATTACCGGCGTCGGCGAGTTGTACTTCGATGCCGTGGGCATGTTCGCCTTGTTCCTGCTGGCCGGCCGTTACCTGGAGCGCCGGGCCCGGGAGCGCACGGCTGCCGCCACCGCCCAACTGGTCAATCTGTTGCCGGCCTCATGCCTGCGCCTGGAGGATAACGGTCAGAGTGAACGCATCCTGCTCAGCGAATTGCGCACCGGCGACCGGGTGCTGGTGCATCCCGGGTCGGTCCTGCCGGCCGATGGCAGGATCCTGGATGGGCAATCCAGCATCGACGAATCGCTGCTGACCGGTGAATACCTGCCACAACCTCGCCAGGTAGGCGACGCGGTCACCGCCGGCACGCTGAACGTCGAAGGGGCGTTGACGGTCGAGGTGCTGGCTCTCGGGCAAGACACCCGGTTGTCGGCCATCGTGCGGCTGCTGGAACGGGCCCAGGCCGAGAAGCCGCGACTGGCGGAAATCGCCGACCGCGCCGCCCAATGGTTCTTGCTGTTCTCCTTGATCGCCGCTGCCGTCATCGGGCTGGTGTGGTGGCAACTGGACGCTTCGCGCGCGTTCTGGATCGTCCTGGCGATGCTGGTCGCCACCTGCCCTTGCGCGTTGTCCCTCGCCACGCCGACCGCCCTCACCGCCGCTACTGGCACCTTGCACAAGCTCGGCCTGCTGCTGACGCGCGGTCATGTGCTCGAAGGCCTGAACCAGATCGACACGGTGATTTTCGACAAGACCGGTACCCTCACCGAAGGCCGCCTGGCGTTGCGCGCCATTCGGCCATTGGCGGCTCTGGACAGTGATCAATGCCTGGGCTTGGCCGCCGCCCTGGAAAACCGCTCGGAACACCCCATCGCCCGCGCCTTCGGCCGCGCGCCATTGGCCGCCGAACAGGTGCAAAGCACCCCGGGGCTGGGGCTCGAAGGCTTGGTGGCCGAACAGCGCCTGCGCATCGGCCAGCCCGGTTTTGTCTGCCAACTGAGTGGCGCCGCCGTACCGCAAATGCCGGACGAACCCGGGCAATGGCTATTGCTGGGCGATGAGATCGGGCCATTGGCCTGGTTCGTCCTCGATGACCGCTTGCGCGCCGATGCCCCGGCGCTGCTGGCGGCTTGCAAGGCACGGGGCTGGCGGACACTGCTGTTGTCGGGTGACAGCTCGCCCATGGTTGCCAGCGTCGCCGCCGAACTGGGCATCGATGAGGCTCGCGGCGGCCTACGCCCGGACGACAAATTGGCCGCGTTGCAACAGCTACACCAACAGGGCCGCAAGGTGCTGATGCTCGGCGATGGGGTGAACGACGTGCCCGTGCTGGCGGCGGCGGACATCAGTGTCGCCATGGGCTCGGCCACCGACCTGGCCAAGACCAGCGCCGACGCGGTGCTGCTGTCCAACCGCCTCGACGCCCTGATCCACGCCTTCAGCCTGGCCCGACGCACCCGCCGGGTGATCATTGAAAACCTGGTGTGGGCAGGGCTGTACAATGGCCTCATGTTGCCGTTCGCCGCCCTCGGCTGGATTACGCCAGTGTGGGCGGCGGTCGGCATGTCCATCAGTTCGTTGACCGTGGTGTTGAATGCGCTGAGGCTGACCCGTCAGCCCAAGACGCAGGTTTTCGACGCCACGCCCGATACCCGCCCGCTGCCGGCCTGA
- the ccoS gene encoding cbb3-type cytochrome oxidase assembly protein CcoS has product MPALYVMIPAALLIVAIAVYIFFWAVDSGQYDDLDGPAHSILFDDQDPNHTAAVDEASGEARKPDDKAPPHA; this is encoded by the coding sequence ATGCCAGCTCTTTACGTGATGATTCCGGCCGCGCTGCTGATCGTGGCCATCGCCGTGTACATTTTCTTCTGGGCCGTGGACAGCGGCCAGTACGACGACCTCGACGGTCCGGCCCACAGCATTCTGTTCGACGATCAGGACCCGAACCACACGGCGGCGGTGGACGAAGCCAGTGGCGAAGCCCGCAAGCCGGACGACAAGGCCCCGCCCCATGCTTGA
- a CDS encoding sulfite exporter TauE/SafE family protein yields MLDLAPLLVSAVILGLLGGGHCLGMCGGLMGALTLAIPKEQRSRRFRLLLAYNLGRILSYATAGLLIGLAGWAVSNSPAAMIMRVLAGLLLIAMGLYLAGWWSGLTRIESVGRGLWRHIQPVANRLLPVSSLPRALLLGALWGWLPCGLVYSTLLWSASQGNALDSALLMLAFGLGTWPVLLATGLAAERITALLRKRSVRMAGGLLVIVFGIWTLPGPHQHWLMGH; encoded by the coding sequence ATGCTTGACCTGGCGCCCCTGTTGGTTTCGGCGGTCATCCTTGGCCTGCTCGGTGGCGGACACTGTCTGGGCATGTGCGGCGGCCTGATGGGTGCCCTGACCCTGGCGATTCCCAAGGAACAGCGCAGCCGGCGCTTTCGGTTGCTGCTGGCGTACAACCTGGGGCGGATCCTGAGCTACGCCACCGCCGGGTTGCTGATCGGCCTGGCCGGTTGGGCCGTGTCCAACAGCCCGGCGGCGATGATCATGCGGGTGCTGGCCGGCCTGCTGTTGATTGCCATGGGCCTTTACCTGGCGGGCTGGTGGAGCGGCCTGACCCGCATCGAAAGTGTGGGACGTGGCTTGTGGCGACACATCCAGCCCGTCGCCAACCGTTTGCTGCCGGTGTCGAGCCTGCCTCGGGCCTTGCTGCTCGGCGCGCTATGGGGCTGGCTGCCGTGCGGCCTGGTCTACAGCACCCTGTTATGGTCCGCCAGCCAGGGCAATGCCCTGGACAGCGCGCTGCTGATGCTCGCCTTCGGCCTCGGCACCTGGCCGGTGCTCCTCGCCACGGGCCTGGCCGCCGAGCGCATCACCGCCCTGCTGCGCAAACGCAGCGTGCGCATGGCCGGTGGGCTGCTGGTGATTGTTTTCGGGATCTGGACACTGCCGGGGCCGCATCAGCATTGGCTCATGGGGCATTGA
- the hemN gene encoding oxygen-independent coproporphyrinogen III oxidase — protein sequence MFDTLCWDSDLIRRYDLAGPRYTSYPTAAQFASQVGTFDLLHALRDSRKALRPLSLYVHIPFCANICYYCACNKVITKDRGRAHAYLQRLEQEIQLIGCHLNPTQRVEQLHFGGGTPTFLSHDELRQLMAKLRQHLNLLDDDSGDYGIEIDPREADWSTMGLLRELGFNRVSIGLQDLDPSVQRAVNRLQSLEETRAVIEAARTLQFRSINIDLIYGLPKQTPENFARTVQEVIHLQPDRLSVFNYAHLPERFMPQRRINSQDLPNPEQKLAMLQGTIEQLAAAGYRYVGMDHFALPDDELAIAQEEATLQRNFQGYTTHGHCDLIGLGVSAISQIGDLYCQNSSDLNHYQNTLADGQLATSRGLICNADDRLRRAVIQQLICHFHLPFAEIEQTFNIDFRGYFASQWPQLQAMAADGLIELDDTHIRVLPAGRLLVRSVCMVFDAYLDQHNRQRFSRVI from the coding sequence ATGTTCGACACCCTTTGCTGGGACTCAGATCTCATCCGCCGTTACGACCTGGCGGGACCACGCTACACTTCGTACCCCACCGCCGCTCAGTTCGCCAGCCAGGTGGGCACCTTCGACCTGCTCCACGCCCTGCGTGACAGCCGCAAAGCCCTGCGGCCGCTGTCGCTGTACGTGCACATACCGTTCTGCGCGAACATTTGCTACTACTGCGCCTGCAACAAGGTCATCACCAAGGACCGCGGCCGCGCCCACGCCTATCTGCAGCGCCTGGAACAGGAAATCCAACTGATCGGCTGCCACTTGAACCCCACCCAGCGCGTAGAACAGTTGCACTTTGGCGGTGGCACCCCGACGTTCCTCAGTCACGACGAACTGCGCCAACTGATGGCCAAGCTGCGCCAGCACCTGAACCTGCTGGACGACGATTCCGGCGACTACGGTATCGAAATCGACCCTAGGGAAGCCGACTGGTCGACCATGGGTCTGTTGCGCGAACTGGGTTTCAACCGGGTCAGTATCGGCCTGCAAGACCTTGACCCGTCGGTGCAGCGGGCCGTCAATCGCCTGCAAAGCCTGGAAGAAACCCGTGCCGTGATCGAAGCCGCCCGGACCTTGCAGTTCCGCTCGATCAACATCGACCTGATCTATGGGTTGCCCAAGCAGACGCCGGAAAATTTCGCCCGCACCGTCCAGGAAGTCATCCACCTGCAACCGGACCGGCTCTCGGTGTTCAACTACGCCCACCTGCCGGAACGCTTCATGCCCCAGCGGCGTATCAACAGCCAGGACTTGCCGAACCCGGAGCAGAAACTGGCGATGCTGCAAGGCACCATCGAACAACTGGCCGCCGCCGGCTACCGCTATGTCGGCATGGACCACTTCGCCCTGCCCGACGACGAACTGGCAATCGCCCAGGAAGAGGCCACATTGCAGCGCAATTTCCAGGGCTACACCACCCATGGCCATTGCGACCTGATCGGCCTTGGCGTGTCAGCCATCAGCCAGATCGGCGATTTGTACTGCCAGAACAGCAGTGACCTGAACCATTACCAGAACACCCTCGCCGACGGGCAACTGGCGACCAGTCGCGGGCTGATCTGCAACGCTGACGACCGGCTGCGGCGCGCGGTGATCCAGCAGTTGATCTGTCATTTCCACCTGCCTTTCGCCGAGATCGAGCAAACCTTCAACATCGATTTTCGCGGTTACTTCGCGTCGCAGTGGCCGCAATTGCAGGCCATGGCCGCGGATGGGCTGATCGAGCTGGATGACACCCACATCCGGGTACTGCCCGCCGGACGCCTGCTGGTGCGATCCGTGTGCATGGTGTTCGATGCCTACTTGGACCAGCACAATCGACAGCGCTTCTCCCGAGTCATTTGA
- the fnr gene encoding fumarate/nitrate reduction transcriptional regulator Fnr — protein MSEPVKLRAHNQAHCKDCSLAPLCLPLSLNLEDMDALDDIVKRGRPLKKGEFLFRQGDTFDSVYAVRSGALKTFNLSDGGEEQLTGFHLPSELVGLSGMDTESHPVSAQALETTSVCEIPFDRLDELSIQLPQLRRQLMRVMSREIRDDQQMMLLLSKKTADERIATFLVNLSARFRARGFSANQFRLSMSRNEIGNYLGLAVETVSRVFTRFQQNELIAAEGKEIHILDPIQLCALAGGSIDG, from the coding sequence ATGTCCGAGCCAGTCAAACTGCGCGCCCACAACCAGGCCCATTGCAAGGATTGCAGCCTGGCCCCCCTCTGCCTACCACTTTCGCTGAACCTGGAGGACATGGACGCGCTGGATGACATCGTTAAACGGGGCCGCCCGTTGAAAAAAGGTGAATTCCTCTTTCGTCAGGGCGACACCTTCGATTCCGTCTATGCGGTGCGCTCGGGCGCCTTGAAAACCTTCAACCTGAGTGACGGTGGCGAAGAGCAGCTCACCGGCTTCCACCTGCCCAGCGAACTGGTGGGCCTGTCCGGCATGGACACCGAGTCGCATCCGGTCTCCGCCCAGGCGCTGGAAACCACTTCGGTGTGCGAAATTCCCTTCGATCGCCTGGACGAGCTGTCCATACAGCTGCCGCAACTGCGCCGCCAGTTGATGCGGGTCATGAGCCGGGAAATCCGTGACGATCAGCAAATGATGCTGCTGCTCTCGAAAAAAACCGCCGACGAGCGTATCGCCACGTTCCTGGTCAACCTCTCGGCACGCTTCCGCGCCCGCGGGTTCTCGGCCAACCAGTTCCGCCTGAGCATGTCGCGCAACGAAATTGGCAACTACCTGGGCCTGGCGGTGGAAACCGTGTCCAGGGTATTCACCCGCTTCCAGCAGAACGAGTTGATTGCCGCCGAAGGCAAGGAAATTCACATTCTCGACCCGATCCAGCTCTGCGCCCTGGCCGGCGGCTCGATCGACGGCTGA
- a CDS encoding adenine phosphoribosyltransferase, which yields MVFDSFDIKSLIRPVIDFPKPGVIFRDITPLFQSPTALRLVMDSFAHRYVEAEFTHIGAMDARGFLIGSILAYQLNKPLILFRKQGKLPADVLAEGYQTEYGEAFLEVHADSLCEGDSVVMFDDLIATGGTLIAAANLIRRMGAKVHEAAAIIDLPELLGSQRLEDMGIPTFCLTQFSLSEK from the coding sequence ATGGTCTTTGACTCCTTCGACATCAAATCCCTGATCCGCCCCGTGATCGACTTCCCCAAGCCCGGCGTGATCTTTCGCGACATTACCCCACTCTTCCAATCCCCGACCGCCCTGCGGCTGGTCATGGACAGTTTCGCCCACCGATATGTCGAGGCCGAGTTCACTCATATCGGCGCGATGGATGCTCGGGGTTTCCTGATTGGCTCAATCCTGGCCTATCAGTTGAACAAGCCGCTGATCTTGTTCCGCAAGCAAGGCAAGCTGCCGGCCGATGTGCTGGCCGAGGGTTACCAGACCGAATACGGCGAAGCCTTCCTTGAAGTGCACGCCGATAGCTTGTGCGAGGGTGATTCGGTGGTGATGTTCGATGACCTGATCGCCACGGGTGGCACGCTGATCGCCGCTGCCAACCTGATCCGCCGCATGGGCGCCAAGGTCCATGAAGCCGCGGCCATCATCGACCTGCCGGAGCTGCTCGGCTCCCAGCGCCTGGAAGACATGGGGATCCCCACGTTCTGCCTGACGCAGTTCTCGCTCAGCGAAAAATAA
- the recR gene encoding recombination mediator RecR: protein MSFSPLIRQLIDALRTLPGVGQKTAQRMALQLLERDRSGGSRLAQALSQAMEGVGHCRLCRTLTEDDLCPQCADPRRDDSLLCVVEGPMDVYAVEQTGFRGRYFVLKGHLSPLDGLGPEAIGIPQLIARIEEAGTFTEVILATNPTVEGEATAHYIAQLLNNKGLIASRIAHGVPLGGELELVDGGTLAHSFAGRKPIAL from the coding sequence ATGAGCTTCAGCCCTTTGATTCGCCAACTGATCGATGCCCTGCGAACGTTGCCGGGTGTAGGTCAGAAAACTGCCCAGCGCATGGCGTTGCAATTGCTCGAGCGTGATCGCAGCGGCGGTTCGCGCCTTGCCCAGGCCCTGAGCCAGGCCATGGAAGGGGTAGGGCATTGCCGTTTGTGCCGCACCCTCACCGAAGACGACCTCTGCCCACAATGTGCCGACCCGCGTCGGGACGACAGCCTGCTCTGTGTGGTGGAAGGGCCGATGGATGTGTATGCGGTAGAGCAGACCGGTTTTCGTGGCCGTTATTTCGTGCTCAAGGGCCACTTGTCACCGCTCGACGGCTTGGGGCCTGAAGCCATCGGCATTCCACAGTTGATCGCGCGAATCGAAGAGGCGGGTACGTTCACGGAAGTCATCCTGGCTACGAACCCGACGGTCGAAGGCGAAGCCACCGCCCACTACATTGCCCAACTGCTCAACAACAAAGGCCTGATTGCCTCCCGCATCGCCCATGGCGTGCCGCTGGGTGGGGAGCTTGAGTTGGTGGATGGCGGGACGCTGGCGCATTCGTTTGCGGGGCGCAAGCCGATCGCCTTGTAA
- a CDS encoding NADP-dependent oxidoreductase, whose amino-acid sequence MSQASTSNQRIVLVSRPKGAPTAENFRLEQVTLPDLADGQILLKTLFLSLDPYMRGRMSDAPSYAAPVKIDEVMTGGAVSRVERSMHPKFQEGDLVVGATGWQSHSISDGRNVIPVPSGLPSPSMALGVLGMPGMTAYMGLMDIGQPKAGETLVVAAASGAVGSVVGQVAKIKGLRVVGVAGGSEKCKYVVDELGFDACVDHHSERFAEELAQACDKGIDIYYENVGGKVFDAVVPLLNAKARIPLCGLIASYNDHQAPSGPDRLPQLQRTLLTKRVRIQGFIVFDDYGDRQPEFISAMAPWVRDGKVKFREDVVDGLENAPEAFIGLLEGRNFGKLVVRVARD is encoded by the coding sequence ATGTCACAAGCATCGACCTCCAACCAGCGCATCGTCCTCGTGTCCCGCCCCAAGGGCGCTCCCACGGCGGAGAATTTTCGCCTTGAGCAAGTGACACTGCCTGACCTGGCGGACGGACAGATCCTGCTCAAGACGCTGTTCCTGTCCCTGGACCCCTACATGCGCGGACGAATGAGCGACGCGCCTTCCTACGCTGCTCCGGTAAAAATCGACGAGGTGATGACCGGCGGCGCCGTCAGCCGCGTGGAACGCTCGATGCACCCGAAATTCCAGGAGGGTGATCTGGTGGTGGGGGCGACCGGTTGGCAGAGCCACAGCATCAGCGACGGGCGCAACGTGATCCCCGTTCCGTCCGGGCTACCCAGCCCGTCGATGGCCCTGGGCGTGCTGGGCATGCCGGGCATGACCGCTTACATGGGGCTGATGGACATTGGCCAACCCAAGGCCGGGGAAACCCTGGTGGTCGCGGCGGCCTCGGGTGCGGTGGGCTCGGTGGTCGGCCAGGTGGCGAAGATCAAGGGGCTGCGTGTCGTCGGCGTCGCGGGCGGCAGCGAAAAATGCAAGTACGTGGTCGACGAACTCGGCTTCGACGCTTGCGTCGATCACCACAGCGAGCGCTTTGCCGAGGAACTGGCGCAGGCTTGCGACAAGGGCATCGACATCTATTACGAAAACGTCGGTGGCAAGGTTTTCGATGCCGTCGTGCCGCTGCTCAACGCCAAGGCGCGGATCCCCCTCTGTGGCCTGATCGCGTCCTACAACGATCACCAGGCGCCGAGTGGCCCGGACCGCTTGCCACAACTGCAGCGCACCTTGCTGACCAAGCGCGTGCGGATCCAGGGGTTTATTGTGTTTGATGACTACGGTGACCGTCAGCCGGAATTCATCAGTGCCATGGCCCCTTGGGTGCGCGATGGCAAGGTCAAGTTCCGCGAGGATGTGGTTGATGGCCTGGAAAATGCGCCAGAGGCGTTTATCGGGTTGCTGGAAGGGCGCAACTTCGGCAAGTTGGTGGTGCGGGTCGCGCGGGATTGA
- a CDS encoding YbaB/EbfC family nucleoid-associated protein → MMKGGMAGLMKQAQQMQEKMAKMQEELANAEVTGKSGGDMVTVVMTGRHDIKRVSIDPSVVEGLSEDDKEMLEALFAAAVNDAVRKIEANSQDKMSGMTAGMQLPPGMKLPF, encoded by the coding sequence ATGATGAAAGGTGGCATGGCCGGCCTGATGAAGCAGGCGCAGCAGATGCAGGAAAAAATGGCCAAGATGCAGGAAGAACTGGCCAACGCCGAAGTCACCGGCAAGTCCGGCGGCGACATGGTGACCGTGGTCATGACTGGTCGCCACGACATCAAGCGCGTCAGCATCGACCCTAGCGTGGTCGAAGGCCTGAGCGAAGACGACAAGGAAATGCTCGAAGCCCTGTTCGCTGCCGCCGTCAACGACGCGGTGCGCAAGATTGAAGCCAACAGCCAGGACAAGATGTCTGGCATGACGGCCGGCATGCAACTGCCGCCGGGCATGAAGCTGCCGTTCTGA
- the dnaX gene encoding DNA polymerase III subunit gamma/tau — translation MSYQVLARKWRPRSFREMVGQTHVLKALINALDSQRLHHAYLFTGTRGVGKTTIARIIAKCLNCETGITSTPCGECSVCREIDEGRFVDLIEIDAASRTKVEDTRELLDNVQYAPSRGRFKVYLIDEVHMLSSHSFNALLKTLEEPPPYVKFILATTDPQKLPATILSRCLQFSLKNMTPERVVEHLTHVLGVENVPFEDDALWLLGRAADGSMRDAMSLTDQAIAFGEGKVMTADVRAMLGTLDHGQVYDVLHALIEGDAKALLEAVRHLAEQGPDWNGVLSEILNVLHRVAIAQALPEGVDNGHGDRDRVLALAQALPAEDVQFYYQMGLIGRRDLPLAPDPRGGFEMVLLRMLAFRPADTVDAPRQGLKPVGISQATADSAKPVAAAPVVAPAVASAPVAPAPVAPPTPTPIVAAPEPEPEPVVEALPEPVVEAVVDLPWNDPIEPEVIQQPAVEPVLETIAEQPELPPMPLPTPDSVVPDAPEWVAAPVPEPTVADVDVATPGLDQDDEPPLDEDYIEPDMDSAYSYLDDLASEHAAEPAPEPEPEPAAMPATGLALQWLELFPKLPISGMTGSIAANCTLMAVEGDHWLLHLDPAHSALFNATQQRRLNDALNQYHERTLTLTIELIKPEQETPAQAASRRRADRQREAEESIHGDPFIQQMMQQFGAVVRHDTIEPVEAPVTQGS, via the coding sequence ATGAGTTATCAGGTTCTTGCACGTAAATGGCGTCCGCGCTCGTTCCGCGAAATGGTCGGCCAGACCCATGTGCTCAAGGCCCTGATCAATGCCTTGGACAGCCAGCGGCTGCACCATGCTTACCTGTTTACGGGTACTCGCGGCGTGGGCAAGACCACCATCGCGCGGATCATCGCCAAGTGCCTGAACTGTGAAACCGGCATCACCTCCACGCCTTGCGGCGAATGCTCGGTCTGCCGGGAAATCGACGAGGGCCGTTTCGTCGACCTGATCGAGATCGACGCCGCCAGCCGCACCAAGGTCGAAGACACCCGTGAACTGCTCGACAACGTGCAGTACGCGCCGAGCCGTGGGCGCTTCAAGGTCTACCTGATCGACGAAGTGCACATGCTCTCCAGCCATTCCTTCAATGCCCTGCTCAAGACCCTTGAGGAGCCGCCGCCCTACGTCAAGTTCATCCTGGCGACCACCGATCCGCAGAAACTTCCTGCAACGATTTTGTCGCGGTGCCTGCAGTTCTCCCTCAAGAATATGACGCCGGAACGGGTCGTCGAGCACCTGACGCATGTACTGGGCGTCGAGAACGTGCCCTTCGAGGACGATGCGCTGTGGCTGCTGGGCCGCGCCGCCGATGGTTCGATGCGCGACGCCATGAGCCTGACCGACCAGGCCATCGCTTTCGGTGAAGGCAAGGTCATGACCGCGGATGTCCGGGCCATGCTCGGCACCCTCGATCACGGCCAGGTCTATGACGTTTTGCATGCGCTGATCGAAGGCGACGCGAAGGCGTTGCTCGAAGCGGTGCGTCACCTGGCCGAGCAGGGCCCGGACTGGAATGGCGTGCTCTCGGAAATCCTTAATGTGCTGCACCGTGTCGCCATCGCCCAGGCCTTGCCCGAGGGCGTCGACAACGGCCACGGCGACCGTGATCGAGTACTGGCCCTGGCCCAGGCGCTGCCGGCCGAAGACGTGCAGTTCTATTACCAGATGGGCCTGATCGGCCGTCGCGACCTGCCCCTGGCACCGGATCCGCGCGGCGGTTTCGAAATGGTCCTGCTGCGAATGCTGGCGTTCCGGCCAGCCGACACGGTGGACGCTCCGAGGCAAGGGCTAAAGCCAGTGGGGATCAGCCAGGCCACAGCTGATTCCGCCAAGCCAGTGGCTGCCGCGCCCGTCGTTGCGCCGGCAGTGGCTTCGGCTCCGGTAGCGCCGGCACCTGTGGCACCGCCGACCCCGACACCCATTGTCGCGGCCCCTGAGCCAGAACCTGAACCGGTCGTCGAGGCGCTGCCCGAACCGGTCGTCGAAGCCGTCGTTGACCTGCCCTGGAACGATCCGATCGAGCCCGAGGTTATCCAGCAACCTGCCGTGGAGCCGGTTCTGGAGACCATCGCCGAGCAGCCAGAATTGCCGCCGATGCCTTTGCCGACGCCCGACAGCGTGGTGCCCGATGCGCCGGAGTGGGTCGCCGCGCCGGTGCCCGAACCGACAGTGGCCGACGTCGATGTTGCCACGCCGGGCCTCGACCAGGACGACGAACCGCCGCTGGACGAGGATTACATCGAGCCAGACATGGACTCGGCCTACAGCTACCTGGACGACCTGGCCAGTGAGCACGCCGCTGAGCCGGCCCCCGAGCCCGAGCCGGAACCTGCGGCGATGCCAGCCACCGGGCTGGCCCTGCAATGGCTGGAACTGTTCCCTAAACTGCCGATCAGCGGCATGACCGGCAGCATCGCCGCTAACTGCACGCTGATGGCCGTGGAGGGCGACCACTGGCTGCTGCACCTGGACCCGGCCCATAGCGCACTGTTCAATGCGACCCAGCAACGTCGCCTCAACGATGCGCTGAACCAGTATCACGAGCGCACCCTGACGCTGACCATCGAGCTGATCAAGCCCGAGCAGGAGACCCCGGCCCAGGCTGCGTCCCGGCGCCGTGCGGACCGTCAGCGCGAAGCCGAGGAGTCGATCCACGGTGATCCATTCATCCAGCAGATGATGCAACAGTTCGGCGCCGTGGTCCGTCACGATACTATCGAACCTGTCGAGGCCCCGGTCACCCAGGGCTCATAA